A region of the Candidatus Dadabacteria bacterium genome:
GCGTCTCTCAACATATTTCTTGAGGACGGGGACGAGGTGATCTTTCCCAACCCCGGCTACCCGCCGGACGAGGTCTGGGCAAAGTATCTCGGAGCCACGATAAAGCACACCCCCCTCACCGACCCGGACTGGCAGTTTGATGTTGAAAGGCTTGAGTCTCTCGTTACTCCGAAAACGAAACTCATTATCATAAACACCCCCCAGCGTCCCAACGGCCACCTTGTTGAGAATCCCGAAGAGATAGCCAGTATGTGCGAGAGGCATCCCGGCCTTGTCGTCATATCGGACGAGATTTTCTCTCAGGTAACTTTCGGGAAGCCGCACAAGACCATAAGCGCAATCTCCGGAATGGAGGACAGGACAATCGTCATAGACACGTTCTCAAAAACGTGGGCGATGACGGGATGGAGAATCGGCTGGGCGGTTGCGCCGAAACCGGTAATAGAAAAGATGTCCATATTCCTTCAGGACTCAATCACAAATGTCGCCGCCCTTGTGCAGCGCGCGGCGTATGCGGCAATCACCGGCCCGCAGGACTGGGTTGAGAACAAGCACAAACTTCTGCAAAGCAAGAGAGACAGAATGGTTGCCGCTCTGAACGAAGTTCCGGGCGTCAAGTGCGACACGCCGGACGGCGCTTTCTACGCCTTTGCGGACATAACCGGCACGGGTCTCACCTCCCAGCAATACACGGACCTTCTTGTTGAGAAGGCGGGTGTAGCCGTGGTTGCCGGAACTGCTTTCGGCGACAGGGGAGAGGGCTTTATCCGCGTAACCTACGCATGCTCCGATGAGGACATAGACGAGGGAACACGCAGGATGAAGGAACTCAAAATCTGAATTGAAGCAAAAGGCGGGCGGCGGAAGCCGCCCACCTGCTTCCCTGCTCCGACACGGAAGGAATGACGGGGAAACCCCCATCTTCCCCTTCCCCCAATTTTAACCCTTCGTTAACCAAACCTTCAAAATTGGCGAGTTGACTATCGGTCGCGGGGCGATGCCCTGCGGACTTCTTTAAGGAGGAAAGCAAAGAAGATGTTTGGACGAAAACTCCGTCTGTTTTTGATAGGGCTTGCCGCGCTTGCCGTTGCCGCGCCCGTTTCCGCAGTTGAGGTTGACGGAAAACTTCCCAACTACAGAAAGACGAAAAAGAAGGTTTCGGGAACGATAAACAGTATCGGCTCGGATACGATGAACAACCTGATGGCTCTGTGGTGCGAGGGCTTCAAAAAGCGCTATCCGAGAGTCAAATGCCAGATAGAGGGCAAGGGCTCAAGCACCGCCCCGCCGGCGCTTATCAAGGGAACTTCCCAGTTCGGCCCTATGTCGCGCAAAATGAAGGCAAAAGAGATTGACGCGTTTGAAAAGCAGTTCGGATACA
Encoded here:
- a CDS encoding aminotransferase class I/II-fold pyridoxal phosphate-dependent enzyme, which encodes MAESYRFSSRTKHFVQPRQWASMRVAKELEKKTGKKVIHFEKGDYQGPDFETPQHIVEATTRAVEEGYVRYDPGPGLPELREAIAEKTTKQGRKTDPEEVIVTAGAKHALTASLNIFLEDGDEVIFPNPGYPPDEVWAKYLGATIKHTPLTDPDWQFDVERLESLVTPKTKLIIINTPQRPNGHLVENPEEIASMCERHPGLVVISDEIFSQVTFGKPHKTISAISGMEDRTIVIDTFSKTWAMTGWRIGWAVAPKPVIEKMSIFLQDSITNVAALVQRAAYAAITGPQDWVENKHKLLQSKRDRMVAALNEVPGVKCDTPDGAFYAFADITGTGLTSQQYTDLLVEKAGVAVVAGTAFGDRGEGFIRVTYACSDEDIDEGTRRMKELKI